From a single Lolium rigidum isolate FL_2022 chromosome 7, APGP_CSIRO_Lrig_0.1, whole genome shotgun sequence genomic region:
- the LOC124676850 gene encoding FHA domain-containing protein FHA2-like, with amino-acid sequence MGNSRRPAAASAPASDLEVGFAKLQGEDFEYYMQTYSIILGRHSRKKDQHGDDTPDDVDVDLGILGGGMNVSRRHARIFYDFVRRRFALEVLGKNGCLVEGVLHEPGSAPVKLDSQDLLQMGDAQFYFLLPSRSVFDTDAPRRAAVPRLVPPPPSDDEEDEEEDALEGQEEAAAAAKRSRNGDAGGPFARRSEPGSKGYSYREADNLQLLQLEEKDVISSAATIIHDLCGPQEGVPMDKLHEVMFEKYGNLWHHNRVRKYLTSEDWPASETEGRPWHGLSVLLRKYPEQFLINMRKVGRQSTEFVSLL; translated from the exons ATGGGGAACTCCcggcgccccgccgccgcctcggcgccgGCGTCCGACCTGGAGGTAGGCTTCGCGAAGCTGCAGGGAGAGGACTTCGAGTACTACATGCAGACCTATTCCATCATCCTCGGCCGCCACAGCCGCAAGAAGGACCAGCACGGCGACGACACCCCGGACGACGTCGACGTGGACCTCGGCATCCTCGGCGGCGGCATGAACGTCTCCCGTCGCCACGCGCGCATATTCTACGACTTTGTGCGCCGCCGCTTCGCGCTGGAGGTGCTCGGCAAGAACGGCTGCCTCGTCGAGGGCGTCCTCCACGAGCCCGGCTCGGCCCCCGTCAAGCTCGACTCCCAGGACCTCCTCCAGATGGGGGACGCCCAGTTCTATTTCCTCCTCCCGTCCCGCTCCGTCTTCGACACGGATGCCCCTCGCCGCGCCGCAGTCCCGCGGCTTGTACCGCCTCCTCcctctgacgacgaggaggatgaggaagaggaTGCTCTGGAAGGTCAAGaagaggctgcggcggcggctaAGCGGTCAAGGAACGGAGACGCCGGCGGACCCTTTG CAAGAAGGTCAGAGCCAGGATCAAAGGGTTACAGTTACAGGGAAGCAGATAACCTACAACTGTTGCAGTTGGAAGAGAAAGATGTTATCTCCTCTGCTGCTACTATTATACATGATCTTTGTGGACCTCAGGAAGGGGTGCCTATGGACAAGCTTCATGAAGTg ATGTTTGAGAAGTATGGCAACTTATGGCACCACAACAGGGTGCGAAAAtatttgacgtcggaagactggcCCGCGAGTGAAACTGAAGGTAGGCCATGGCATGGACTGTCAGTGCTGTTAAGGAAGTACCCAGAGCAATTTCTGATCAACATGAGAAAAGTAGGGCGACAAAGCACAGAGTTTGTCTCGTTGCTTTAG